A window from Schistocerca gregaria isolate iqSchGreg1 chromosome 8, iqSchGreg1.2, whole genome shotgun sequence encodes these proteins:
- the LOC126283950 gene encoding zinc transporter ZIP9 — MNETLMLILLALLMLVGSYIAGSIPLIMPMSEEKLQIVSVLGAGLLVGTALAVIIPEGVRSLDSAATIHTAQTSKDSSGIHVEHAVNPTDIHSLIAVSLVLGFVFMLLVDQCSSSRSRDLESGLKSAEKNITATLGLVVHAAADGIALGAAATTAHADVEMIVFLAIMLHKAPAAFGLVTFLMHEGLERNRIRKHLIVFSLSAPVLAMVTYFGIGQEGKETLSSVNATGLAMLFSAGTFLYVATVHVLPELMVRSRAAEGGVVEQHKGLRTMELLALVVGALLPLFLTLSHHH; from the exons ATGAACGAAACACTAATGTTAATCTTACTTGCGCTGCTGATGTTAGTTGGTAGTTACATCGCGGGGTCAATACCATTAATAATGCCGATGTCGGAA GAAAAACTGCAGATTGTTTCCGTACTCGGCGCAGGTTTGCTTGTTGGAACTGCGTTAGCTGTCATCATTCCGGAAGGAGTAAGATCTCTCGACTCTGCGGCCACAATTCACA CCGCTCAAACCagcaaagatagttcaggtatacacgtcgAACATGCAGTAAATCCTACCGATATTCACTCACTAATTGCGGTTTCACTTGTTCTGGGATTCGTGTTCATGCTGTTAGTGGATCAGTGCTCTTCATCCAGGAGTAGAG ATCTTGAGAGTGGACTAAAATCTGCAGAGAAAAACATCACAGCAACGCTAGGACTCGTTGTACATGCAGCAG CTGATGGTATTGCACTTGGTGCTGCTGCAACAACTGCACATGCTGATGTTGAAATGATAGTATTTTTGGCAATAATGTTACACAAG GCACCAGCAGCATTTGGTCTCGTTACTTTCCTTATGCatgaaggattggaaaggaatagAATTCGGAAGCATCTCATTGTTTTCTCTTTGTCAGCACCAGTCCTAGCAATGGTTACTTATTTTGGAATTGGCCAG GAAGGGAAAGAAACACTGTCATCTGTAAATGCGACGGGTTTGGCAATGTTGTTCAGTGcaggcactttcctctatgtggcaACAGTTCATGTCCTGCCTGAATTGATGGTGAGGAGTAGAGCGGCTGAGGGAGGTGTAGTGGAACAACATAAAGGTCTCAGGACAATGGAACTGTTGGCACTGGTGGTCGGAGCTCTCCTGCCACTCTTTCTCACTCTCAGTCATCATCATTAA